In Herbaspirillum seropedicae, a single window of DNA contains:
- the dnaJ gene encoding molecular chaperone DnaJ encodes MAKRDFYEVLGLAKNASDDEIKKAYRKLAMKYHPDRNPDSKGAEDKFKEVKEAYEMLSDPQKREAYDRYGHAGVDPNMGAGGGAGAGGFADAFGDIFGDIFGGGGGRGRSAGPQVYRGADLRYNLEITLEQAAHGFDTTIRVPSWDQCDTCHGSGAKPGTSPVTCTTCGGHGQVRMQQGFFSIQQTCPKCHGSGKIIPEPCPTCAGAGRIKRNKTLEVKIPEGIDDGMRIRSSGNGEPGVNGGPPGDLYVEIHIKPHDVFQRDGDDLHCEMPISFAKAALGGEIEAPTLNGKASFSIPEGTQSGKTFRLRGKGIKGVRSGYPGDLFCHVVVETPVKLTERQKELLREFEQLTTEGGAKHSPQTKTWKDKVKEFFE; translated from the coding sequence ATGGCAAAACGTGATTTTTACGAAGTGCTCGGACTGGCGAAGAACGCCAGCGACGACGAGATCAAGAAGGCTTATCGCAAGCTGGCGATGAAGTACCATCCTGACCGCAACCCCGACAGCAAGGGCGCGGAAGACAAGTTCAAGGAGGTCAAGGAAGCCTACGAGATGCTGTCGGACCCGCAGAAGCGCGAGGCCTACGACCGCTACGGCCATGCCGGCGTCGATCCCAACATGGGAGCAGGCGGCGGTGCGGGCGCAGGCGGCTTTGCCGATGCCTTCGGCGACATCTTCGGCGACATCTTTGGCGGCGGCGGAGGCCGCGGTCGCAGTGCCGGTCCGCAGGTCTATCGCGGCGCCGACCTGCGCTACAACCTGGAGATCACGCTGGAGCAGGCCGCCCACGGCTTCGACACCACCATCCGCGTGCCGTCCTGGGACCAGTGCGATACCTGCCACGGCAGCGGCGCCAAGCCCGGCACTTCGCCGGTCACTTGCACCACCTGCGGCGGTCATGGCCAGGTGCGCATGCAGCAGGGCTTCTTCAGCATCCAGCAGACCTGCCCGAAGTGCCACGGCAGCGGCAAGATCATTCCGGAACCCTGCCCTACCTGCGCCGGCGCTGGCCGCATCAAGCGCAACAAGACGCTGGAGGTGAAGATTCCCGAAGGCATCGACGATGGCATGCGCATCCGCTCCTCCGGCAACGGCGAGCCGGGCGTCAACGGCGGTCCTCCGGGCGACCTGTATGTGGAAATCCACATCAAGCCGCACGACGTCTTCCAGCGCGATGGCGACGACCTGCATTGCGAAATGCCGATCTCCTTCGCCAAGGCCGCGCTGGGCGGCGAGATCGAAGCCCCCACGCTCAACGGCAAGGCTTCCTTCTCGATTCCCGAAGGCACCCAGAGCGGCAAGACCTTCCGTCTGCGCGGCAAGGGCATCAAGGGAGTGCGGTCCGGTTATCCGGGCGACCTGTTCTGCCACGTCGTGGTGGAAACTCCGGTCAAGCTGACCGAACGCCAGAAGGAACTGCTGCGCGAGTTCGAGCAGCTCACCACCGAAGGCGGCGCCAAGCACAGCCCGCAGACCAAGACCTGGAAGGACAAGGTCAAGGAATTCTTCGAGTAA